A section of the Elusimicrobiota bacterium genome encodes:
- the infA gene encoding translation initiation factor IF-1, protein MTKEEKILVEGKILEALPNAMFKVKLENGHVVLAHICGKMRMNYIKILAGDKVRVELSPYDLTRGRIIYREK, encoded by the coding sequence ATGACAAAAGAAGAAAAGATACTTGTTGAAGGAAAAATACTGGAAGCGTTACCTAATGCAATGTTTAAAGTTAAGCTTGAAAATGGTCACGTTGTTTTAGCTCATATATGCGGAAAAATGAGGATGAACTATATAAAAATTTTGGCTGGGGATAAAGTTAGAGTTGAGTTGTCCCCGTATGATTTAACACGAGGAAGAATAATCTATAGGGAAAAATAG
- the rpmJ gene encoding 50S ribosomal protein L36 yields the protein MKVRASVKPICQKCRVIKRKGVVRVTCSDPRHKQRQG from the coding sequence ATGAAAGTAAGAGCATCGGTAAAACCAATTTGTCAGAAATGCAGAGTTATAAAAAGAAAAGGCGTAGTAAGGGTAACTTGTTCTGATCCCAGGCACAAACAGCGCCAAGGCTAG